From a region of the Besnoitia besnoiti strain Bb-Ger1 chromosome I, whole genome shotgun sequence genome:
- a CDS encoding hypothetical protein (encoded by transcript BESB_000160), which yields MSGRVVTDDVLAKHDKQLQRCKARAEEEMAAVRKAAANAEEAAERARQMRNEIQEMIRTKEQEFRKQCSVM from the exons ATGTCTGGGAGAGTCGTCACAGACGATGTCCTGGCAAAGCACGAT AAGCAGCTCCAACGCTGCAAGGCCCGTGCTGAAGAGGAGATGGCTGCAGTTCGGAAGGCGGCAGCAAAC gcggaagaggccgcagaaCGAGCACGCCAAATGAGGAATGAGATCCAAGAGATGATCAGGACGAAGGAACAGGAGTTCAGGAAGCAGTGCTCCGTAATGTGA